Proteins encoded together in one Stutzerimonas stutzeri window:
- the nqrF gene encoding NADH:ubiquinone reductase (Na(+)-transporting) subunit F, with product MMSYEIFLAIGMFTAIVLALVVIILAARAKLVSSGDVSIEINGERTITVPAGGKLLQTLAANNIFLSSACGGGGTCAQCKCIVESGGGEMLPTEESHFTRREAGEGWRLSCQTPVKADMKIEVPEEVFGVKKWECTVESNPNVATFIKELTLRLPEGENVDFRAGGYVQLECPPHEVRYRDFDIQEEYRGDWDKFDQWKYVSKCDETVIRAYSMANYPEERGLVKFNIRIASPPPGRDDVPPGKMSSYVFSLKPGDKITVYGPFGEFFAKDTDAEMVFIGGGAGMAPMRSHIFDQLKRLKSKRKMSFWYGARSMREAFYVEEYDQLQAENPNFEWHLALSDPLPEDNWDGPTGFIHNVLYENYLKDHPAPEDCEFYMCGPPMMNASVIKMLTDLGVEPENILLDDFGG from the coding sequence CTGATGAGTTACGAAATTTTCCTCGCCATCGGTATGTTCACCGCCATCGTGCTTGCGCTGGTGGTGATCATCCTGGCTGCGCGCGCCAAGCTGGTATCCAGCGGCGACGTGTCCATCGAGATCAACGGTGAGCGAACCATCACCGTTCCGGCCGGCGGCAAGCTGCTGCAGACGCTGGCTGCCAACAACATCTTCCTCTCGTCCGCCTGTGGCGGCGGCGGTACCTGCGCGCAGTGCAAGTGCATCGTCGAGAGCGGTGGCGGCGAGATGCTGCCCACCGAGGAGTCGCACTTCACCCGTCGTGAGGCCGGTGAGGGATGGCGTCTGTCCTGCCAAACCCCGGTCAAGGCGGACATGAAGATCGAGGTCCCGGAAGAAGTCTTCGGCGTGAAGAAGTGGGAGTGCACGGTGGAGTCCAATCCCAACGTGGCTACCTTCATCAAGGAGCTGACGCTTCGTCTGCCGGAAGGCGAGAACGTCGACTTCCGCGCAGGCGGCTACGTCCAGCTGGAGTGCCCGCCGCACGAAGTGCGTTATCGGGATTTCGACATCCAGGAGGAGTATCGCGGCGACTGGGACAAGTTCGATCAGTGGAAGTACGTATCGAAGTGCGACGAGACCGTCATTCGTGCCTACTCCATGGCCAACTATCCGGAAGAGCGCGGTCTGGTGAAGTTCAACATCCGTATCGCCTCGCCGCCGCCGGGTCGTGACGATGTGCCGCCGGGCAAGATGTCGTCCTACGTGTTCAGCCTCAAGCCGGGCGACAAGATCACCGTCTACGGACCCTTCGGTGAGTTCTTCGCCAAGGACACCGACGCCGAGATGGTCTTCATCGGTGGTGGTGCCGGCATGGCGCCGATGCGTTCGCACATCTTCGATCAGCTCAAGCGTCTGAAGTCCAAGCGCAAGATGAGCTTCTGGTACGGTGCGCGTTCCATGCGCGAGGCCTTCTACGTCGAAGAGTACGATCAGCTGCAGGCCGAGAACCCGAACTTCGAGTGGCATCTGGCGCTGTCCGATCCGCTGCCGGAAGACAACTGGGACGGCCCGACCGGCTTCATCCACAACGTGCTGTACGAGAACTATCTGAAGGACCATCCGGCCCCGGAGGATTGCGAGTTCTACATGTGCGGCCCGCCCATGATGAACGCCTCGGTCATCAAGATGCTCACTGACCTGGGTGTGGAGCCGGAGAACATCCTGCTCGACGACTTCGGCGGCTAG
- the nqrE gene encoding NADH:ubiquinone reductase (Na(+)-transporting) subunit E, producing MEHYISLFVRAVFIENMALAFFLGMCTFIAISKKVETAIGLGIAVIVVQAITVPANNLIYAYLLKAGALSWAGLPDVDLSFLGLLSYIGVIAAIVQILEMLLDKYVPSLYNALGVFLPLITVNCAIMGGTLFMVERDYNLGESVVYGVGSGLSWALAIALLAGIREKLKYSDVPDGLQGLGITFITIGLMSLGFMSFSGVQL from the coding sequence ATGGAGCATTACATTAGCCTGTTCGTCCGCGCCGTGTTCATCGAGAACATGGCCCTGGCGTTCTTCCTCGGCATGTGTACCTTCATCGCCATCTCGAAGAAGGTGGAGACGGCCATCGGTCTGGGCATCGCGGTCATCGTGGTGCAGGCCATTACCGTACCGGCCAACAACCTGATCTATGCCTACCTGCTCAAGGCTGGGGCTTTGTCCTGGGCCGGATTGCCGGACGTCGATCTGAGCTTCCTCGGCCTGCTCAGCTACATCGGCGTGATCGCGGCAATCGTGCAGATCCTCGAGATGCTGTTGGATAAATACGTACCCAGCCTCTACAACGCGCTCGGTGTGTTCCTGCCGCTGATTACCGTGAACTGCGCCATCATGGGTGGCACGCTGTTCATGGTCGAACGCGACTACAACCTCGGCGAGAGCGTGGTGTATGGCGTGGGCTCGGGTCTGTCCTGGGCGCTGGCCATCGCGCTGCTGGCGGGTATTCGCGAGAAGCTCAAGTACAGCGATGTTCCGGATGGGTTGCAGGGGTTGGGTATCACCTTCATCACCATCGGACTGATGTCGCTGGGCTTCATGTCTTTCTCTGGCGTACAGCTGTAA
- a CDS encoding NADH:ubiquinone reductase (Na(+)-transporting) subunit D yields the protein MSMSQPTIKQVLFDPIFNNNPIGLQILGICSALAVTSNLKTALVMSIALTLVTGFSNLFISMIRSQIPSSIRMIVQMVIIASLVIVVDQVLKAYAYSLSKQLSVFVGLIITNCIVMGRAEAFAMQNPPVVSFFDGIGNGLGYSAMLIVLGVIRELFGAGKLMGYTIIPVVNDGGWYQPNGLLLLPPSAFFLIGLIIWGIRTWKKEQLEKPSFKMAPQVSNKEAY from the coding sequence ATGAGCATGTCGCAACCCACTATCAAACAAGTTCTGTTCGATCCGATATTCAATAACAACCCCATCGGCCTGCAGATCCTCGGCATCTGTTCGGCCCTGGCGGTCACCTCGAACCTGAAGACCGCGCTGGTGATGTCCATTGCCTTGACGCTGGTCACCGGGTTCTCGAACCTGTTCATCTCGATGATCCGCAGCCAGATCCCCAGTTCGATCCGCATGATCGTGCAGATGGTGATCATCGCCTCGCTGGTGATCGTGGTCGATCAGGTGCTCAAGGCCTATGCCTATTCGCTGTCCAAGCAGCTGTCGGTGTTCGTCGGCCTGATCATCACCAACTGCATCGTGATGGGCCGGGCGGAAGCATTCGCCATGCAGAACCCGCCCGTGGTGTCGTTCTTCGACGGTATCGGCAACGGTCTGGGCTACAGCGCCATGCTGATCGTCCTGGGGGTCATCCGCGAGCTGTTCGGTGCCGGCAAGCTGATGGGTTACACCATCATTCCGGTGGTCAACGATGGCGGCTGGTATCAGCCCAATGGCTTGTTGCTGCTTCCCCCTTCGGCCTTCTTCCTGATCGGCCTGATCATCTGGGGCATTCGCACCTGGAAGAAGGAGCAGCTTGAAAAACCCTCGTTCAAGATGGCCCCGCAAGTCTCTAACAAGGAGGCTTACTAA
- a CDS encoding Na(+)-translocating NADH-quinone reductase subunit C, whose protein sequence is MSSQKESTVRTLTVALLVCLVCSVFVAGAAVALRPTQLENRQLDKQRSILAIAGLGEAGMSANQVKALYNERIIARLVDLETGTFSDEFDPQTFDPLVAAKDPALSEALPGSEDIASIKRRERYSTVYIVEEDGQLDTLILPVRGYGLWSTLYGFMAVKGDLDTIAGFGFYQHGETPGLGGEVDNPKWRGLWTGKELFDDNGKLAIQIVKGNVDPQSAKADHQVDGLAGATLTSNGVNNLLHFWLGENGFGTFIAKLRTGEA, encoded by the coding sequence ATGTCTAGTCAAAAAGAATCCACCGTCCGTACATTGACGGTTGCCTTGCTGGTCTGCCTGGTCTGCTCGGTATTCGTTGCTGGCGCAGCGGTAGCGTTGCGCCCGACGCAACTGGAGAACCGCCAACTGGACAAGCAGCGCAGCATCCTGGCGATCGCCGGGCTGGGCGAGGCGGGCATGTCCGCCAATCAGGTCAAGGCGCTTTATAACGAGCGAATCATTGCCAGGCTGGTCGATCTGGAAACCGGCACGTTCAGCGACGAGTTCGATCCGCAGACCTTCGACCCGCTCGTGGCTGCGAAGGATCCGGCACTCTCCGAGGCGCTTCCCGGTTCGGAAGACATCGCTTCCATCAAGCGCCGTGAGCGTTACAGCACTGTTTATATAGTGGAAGAAGACGGCCAGCTCGACACGCTGATCCTGCCGGTGCGGGGTTATGGTCTGTGGTCCACGCTGTACGGCTTCATGGCCGTCAAGGGTGACCTGGATACCATCGCCGGCTTTGGCTTCTACCAGCATGGCGAAACCCCCGGTCTCGGTGGCGAAGTCGATAATCCGAAATGGCGTGGTCTGTGGACGGGCAAGGAGTTGTTCGATGACAACGGCAAGCTGGCCATACAGATCGTCAAGGGCAACGTAGATCCGCAGAGCGCCAAGGCAGATCATCAGGTCGACGGCCTGGCGGGCGCGACCCTGACCAGCAACGGCGTGAACAACCTGTTGCACTTCTGGCTGGGCGAGAACGGCTTCGGCACCTTTATCGCTAAACTGCGCACAGGGGAGGCATGA
- a CDS encoding NADH:ubiquinone reductase (Na(+)-transporting) subunit B, which produces MGIRAFLDKIEHHFEKGGKYEKWYALYEAADTFLYRPGSVTKTTAHVRDGIDLKRMMITVWLCTFPAMFFGMWNTGYQANLIYAQSPDLLAAQEGWRFALIGALAGFDPGSLWDNFIQGAAYFLPIYAVTFIVGGFWEVLFASIRKHEVNEGFFVTSVLFALILPPTIPLWQVALGISFGVVIGKEVFGGTGKNFLNPALTARAFLFFAYPAQMSGDAVWTAVDGYAGATALSLGFAGGIENVISSGITWMDAFVGTIHGSIGETSTLAIFIGGAVLIGSKIASWRIVTGVMLGMIALSTLFNLIGSETNPLFGMPWYWHMVVGGFAFGMIFMATDPVSASMTNTGKWVFGILIGVMVVLIRVVNPAFPEGMMLAILFANLCAPLIDHFVIQANIKRRLARNV; this is translated from the coding sequence ATGGGCATTCGCGCATTCCTCGACAAGATCGAGCATCACTTCGAAAAGGGTGGCAAGTACGAAAAGTGGTACGCGCTGTACGAAGCCGCCGATACCTTCCTTTATCGTCCGGGCAGCGTCACCAAGACCACCGCGCACGTGCGTGACGGCATCGACCTCAAGCGCATGATGATCACCGTCTGGTTGTGCACCTTCCCGGCGATGTTCTTCGGCATGTGGAACACCGGTTACCAGGCCAACCTGATCTATGCGCAGAGCCCCGATCTGTTGGCGGCGCAGGAAGGCTGGCGCTTCGCGCTGATCGGCGCGCTGGCCGGCTTCGACCCGGGCAGCCTGTGGGATAACTTCATCCAGGGTGCGGCCTACTTCCTGCCGATCTACGCGGTGACCTTCATCGTCGGCGGTTTCTGGGAAGTGCTGTTCGCCTCGATCCGCAAGCATGAAGTCAACGAAGGTTTCTTCGTGACCTCGGTGCTGTTCGCCCTGATCCTGCCGCCGACCATCCCGCTGTGGCAGGTCGCGCTGGGCATCAGCTTCGGCGTCGTGATCGGCAAGGAAGTCTTCGGCGGTACCGGCAAGAACTTCCTCAACCCGGCGCTGACCGCGCGGGCCTTCCTGTTCTTCGCCTATCCGGCACAGATGTCCGGTGATGCCGTGTGGACCGCGGTCGATGGCTATGCCGGTGCAACCGCGCTGAGCCTGGGCTTCGCAGGTGGCATCGAGAATGTGATCAGCAGCGGCATCACCTGGATGGACGCCTTCGTCGGCACCATTCACGGCTCGATCGGTGAAACCAGCACCCTGGCCATCTTCATCGGCGGCGCCGTCCTGATCGGCAGCAAGATTGCCTCCTGGCGCATCGTCACCGGCGTGATGCTGGGCATGATTGCGCTGAGCACGCTGTTCAACCTGATCGGCTCCGAGACCAACCCGCTGTTCGGCATGCCCTGGTACTGGCACATGGTCGTCGGTGGCTTCGCCTTCGGCATGATCTTCATGGCGACCGACCCGGTGTCGGCCTCCATGACCAATACCGGCAAGTGGGTGTTCGGCATCCTCATCGGTGTTATGGTCGTGCTGATCCGCGTGGTCAACCCCGCCTTCCCGGAAGGCATGATGCTGGCGATCCTGTTCGCCAACCTGTGCGCACCGTTGATCGACCACTTCGTCATCCAGGCCAATATCAAGCGGAGGCTGGCACGCAATGTCTAG
- a CDS encoding Na(+)-translocating NADH-quinone reductase subunit A, which translates to MINIKRGLDLPIVGAPTQRIEAGRPVRSVAVIGFDYPTMKPTMAVQVGDRVKLGQILFSDKKSEGVHYTAPGAGVVSAVHRGEKRVLQSVVIDLEGDDEITFASYSSDQLEGLSSEQVRENLQQSGLWTALRTRPFSKVPAVDALPNSIFVTAIDTHPLAADPAVIIAEQAEAFEAGLKVLGNLAKVFLCKAPDASLPGESLAKVQVEAFSGPHPAGLAGTHIHFLDPVSASKSVWTIGYQDVIAVGKLFTSGRLWVERVVALGGPVVENPRLVRTRLGANLDELTAGELQPGANRVVSGSLLGGRTAHGAFAYLGRYHQQVSCLREGKEREMLHYMRAGVEKHSILNIYISKLMGGKKFAFSTSTNGSPRAMVPVGNYEEVMPLDVLPTQLLRALIVGDTEVAQKLGCLELDEEDLALCTYVCAGKYEYGPILRDNLTRIEKEG; encoded by the coding sequence ATGATCAATATAAAACGAGGGCTTGACTTGCCCATAGTCGGCGCGCCGACGCAGCGTATCGAGGCCGGAAGGCCCGTACGCAGCGTCGCCGTCATCGGCTTCGACTATCCGACCATGAAGCCCACCATGGCTGTGCAGGTCGGTGATCGGGTCAAGCTGGGGCAGATCCTTTTTTCCGACAAGAAGTCCGAAGGCGTTCACTACACGGCGCCCGGTGCTGGCGTCGTCAGTGCAGTGCACCGCGGTGAAAAGCGCGTGCTGCAGTCGGTGGTCATCGACCTCGAGGGCGATGACGAAATCACCTTCGCGAGCTACTCGTCCGACCAGCTGGAAGGCCTGAGCAGCGAACAGGTGCGCGAGAACCTGCAGCAGTCCGGCCTGTGGACCGCACTGCGCACGCGTCCGTTCAGCAAGGTGCCGGCGGTCGATGCGCTGCCTAACTCCATCTTCGTGACAGCCATCGATACGCATCCCTTGGCGGCCGATCCTGCGGTGATCATCGCCGAACAGGCAGAAGCCTTCGAGGCAGGCCTCAAGGTGCTCGGCAACCTGGCCAAGGTGTTCCTGTGCAAGGCCCCTGACGCGTCGCTGCCCGGCGAATCCCTGGCCAAGGTGCAGGTCGAGGCCTTCAGCGGCCCGCATCCGGCGGGCCTGGCCGGTACCCATATCCATTTCCTTGATCCGGTGAGTGCAAGCAAGAGCGTCTGGACCATCGGTTATCAGGACGTGATCGCCGTCGGCAAGCTGTTCACCAGCGGACGCCTGTGGGTCGAGCGCGTCGTCGCTCTGGGCGGCCCCGTCGTCGAGAATCCTCGCCTGGTTCGCACCCGCCTCGGTGCCAACCTCGACGAGCTGACTGCCGGCGAACTGCAGCCTGGCGCCAATCGCGTCGTATCCGGCTCGTTGCTGGGCGGCCGTACCGCCCATGGCGCGTTCGCCTATCTCGGTCGCTACCACCAGCAGGTGTCGTGCCTGCGCGAGGGCAAGGAGCGCGAGATGCTGCACTACATGCGTGCCGGCGTGGAGAAGCACTCCATCCTCAACATCTATATCTCCAAGCTGATGGGTGGCAAGAAGTTCGCGTTCTCCACGTCCACCAACGGCAGTCCGCGCGCCATGGTGCCGGTGGGCAACTACGAGGAGGTCATGCCTCTGGACGTGCTGCCGACCCAGCTGCTGCGTGCCTTGATCGTGGGCGACACCGAGGTGGCGCAAAAGCTTGGCTGCCTTGAGCTGGATGAAGAAGATCTGGCGCTGTGCACCTACGTCTGTGCTGGCAAGTACGAATACGGCCCGATCCTGCGGGACAATCTGACCCGCATCGAGAAGGAGGGGTAA
- a CDS encoding glyceraldehyde-3-phosphate dehydrogenase: MTQKPDQCLGEWIDREALAEAMIPLIGQLYRNNNVVTSIYGRGLINRSVIAILKAHRFARHRIADETELSVHDTFQILKTMSEMNLGAASVDLGKLVAKYKDAGNGRSLEQFVREELAEVADKRHAATGHKGTDVVLYGFGRIGRLLARILIEKTGGGDGLRLRAIVVRKGSDNDLVKRASLLRRDSVHGPFDGTITIDEANNTITANGNLIQVIYSNDPASVDYTQYGIENALLVDNTGKWRDAEGLGQHLKCPGVARVVLTAPGKGELKNIVHGINHGDITADDKIISAASCTTNAIVPVLKAVNDQYGIVNGHVETVHSYTNDQNLIDNFHKGSRRGRSAALNMVITETGAATAAAKALPVLKGKLTGNAIRVPTPNVSMAILNLNLEKATSRDEINEYLRQMAMHSDLQKQIDFVNSQEVVSTDFVGSRHAGVVDAEATICNDNRVVLYVWYDNEFGYSCQVVRVMEDMAGVNPPAFPR, encoded by the coding sequence GTGACTCAGAAGCCCGACCAGTGTCTTGGTGAATGGATTGACCGCGAAGCCCTCGCCGAAGCGATGATTCCGCTGATTGGTCAGCTGTATCGCAACAACAACGTGGTGACTTCGATCTACGGCCGTGGCCTGATCAACCGTTCGGTGATCGCCATCCTCAAGGCGCACCGTTTCGCCCGTCACCGCATCGCCGACGAGACCGAGCTGTCGGTGCACGACACCTTCCAGATCCTCAAGACCATGAGCGAGATGAACCTCGGCGCCGCCTCGGTCGATCTCGGCAAGCTGGTCGCCAAGTACAAGGACGCCGGCAACGGCCGCAGCCTCGAGCAGTTCGTGCGCGAAGAGCTGGCCGAGGTCGCCGACAAGCGTCACGCTGCTACCGGGCACAAGGGTACTGACGTCGTGCTGTACGGTTTCGGCCGCATCGGCCGCCTGCTGGCGCGCATCCTGATCGAGAAGACCGGTGGTGGCGACGGCCTGCGCCTGCGCGCCATCGTCGTGCGCAAGGGTTCCGACAACGATCTGGTCAAGCGCGCCAGCCTGCTGCGTCGCGACTCGGTGCATGGTCCCTTCGATGGCACCATCACCATCGATGAGGCGAACAACACCATCACCGCCAATGGCAACCTGATCCAGGTGATCTACTCCAACGATCCGGCCTCGGTGGACTACACTCAGTACGGCATCGAGAACGCTCTGCTGGTGGACAACACCGGCAAGTGGCGTGACGCCGAAGGTCTGGGTCAGCACCTCAAGTGTCCGGGCGTCGCTCGCGTGGTGCTCACTGCACCGGGCAAGGGCGAGCTGAAGAACATCGTGCATGGCATCAACCATGGCGACATCACTGCCGATGACAAGATCATCTCCGCGGCGTCCTGCACCACCAATGCCATCGTGCCGGTGCTCAAGGCGGTGAACGATCAGTACGGCATCGTCAACGGCCACGTCGAAACCGTGCATTCCTACACCAACGACCAGAACCTGATCGACAACTTCCACAAGGGCAGCCGCCGTGGCCGTAGCGCTGCGCTGAACATGGTCATCACCGAGACCGGCGCCGCCACTGCAGCTGCCAAGGCGCTGCCGGTGCTCAAGGGCAAGCTGACCGGCAACGCGATCCGCGTGCCGACGCCGAACGTTTCGATGGCCATCCTCAACCTGAACCTGGAGAAGGCCACCAGCCGCGACGAGATCAACGAGTACCTGCGCCAGATGGCCATGCACTCTGACCTGCAGAAGCAGATCGATTTCGTCAACTCGCAGGAAGTTGTATCCACTGATTTCGTTGGTTCTCGCCATGCTGGCGTAGTGGACGCCGAGGCGACCATCTGCAATGACAACCGCGTCGTGCTGTACGTCTGGTACGACAACGAGTTCGGTTACAGCTGCCAGGTGGTGCGTGTGATGGAAGACATGGCAGGGGTCAACCCTCCGGCCTTCCCGCGCTAA
- the mfd gene encoding transcription-repair coupling factor, translating into MSVLRLPPLPAASGKQHWGNLPGAALSLAIAEAASNAKRFTLLLTADSQSAERLQEELAFFAPELPVLHFPDWETLPYDLFSPHQDIVSQRIATLYQLPELSHGVLVVPITTALHRLAPKRFLLGSSLVLDVGQKLDVEQMRLRLEAAGYRCVDTVYEHGEFAVRGALIDLFPMGSALPYRIDLFDDEIETLRTFDPENQRSIDKVESIRLLPAREFPLKKEAVTGFRARFRERFDVDFRRCPIYQDLSTGITPAGIEYYLPLFYEETATLFDYLPEDSQVFSLPGIEQAAEQFWNDVRNRYEERRVDPERPLLPPAELFMPVEDCFARLKLWPRVVASQQDVEPGIGRERFPAQPLPELAIESKASEPLGKLRQFLDGFPGRVLFTAESAGRREVLLELLARLKLRPQEVEGWGGFLASEERLAIAIAPLDEGLLLDEVALVAESPLFGQRVMQRRRREKSRDGGDNVIKNLTELREGAPVVHIDHGVGRYQGLVTLEIEGQAQEFLLLQYADEAKLYVPVASLHLIARYTGSDDALAPLHKLGSETWQKAKRKAAEQVRDVAAELLDIYARRAARQGYAFKDPQVDYETFAAGFPFEETPDQQVAIDAVREDLLSAKPMDRLVCGDVGFGKTEVAMRAAFIAVHGGKQVAVLVPTTLLAQQHYNSFRDRFADWPVRVEVMSRFKSAKEVQNAITELADGKIDILIGTHKLLQDDVKFSNLGLVIIDEEHRFGVRQKEQLKALRSEVDILTLTATPIPRTLNMSIAGMRDLSIIATPPARRLSVRTFVMEANNPTIKEALLRELLRGGQVYYLHNDVKTIEKCAADLQALVPEARIAIGHGQMRERDLEQVMSDFYHKRFNVLVASTIIETGIDVPSANTIIIERADKFGLAQLHQLRGRVGRSHHQAYAYLLTPPRKAMTDDAQKRLEAIANAQDLGAGFVLATHDLEIRGAGELLGEGQSGQIQAVGFTLYMEMLERAVKAIRKGEQPNLEQPLGGGPEINLRLPALIPEDYLPDVHARLILYKRIANAADEDGLKELQVEMIDRFGLLPEPTKNLVRLTLLKLQAEKLGITKIDAGPQGGRIEFSADTSVDPMVLIKLIQSQPNRYKFEGATLFKFQVPMERPEERFNTLEALLERLAPNEQGS; encoded by the coding sequence GTGTCCGTCTTGCGCCTTCCCCCTCTGCCTGCCGCCAGCGGCAAGCAACATTGGGGCAATCTTCCAGGAGCCGCGCTGAGCCTGGCGATTGCCGAAGCAGCCAGCAACGCCAAACGCTTCACGCTCCTCCTCACCGCCGACAGCCAGAGCGCCGAGCGCCTGCAGGAAGAACTCGCCTTCTTCGCTCCGGAGCTGCCGGTTCTGCATTTTCCGGATTGGGAAACGCTGCCCTACGACCTGTTCTCGCCGCACCAGGACATCGTTTCCCAGCGTATCGCCACGCTCTACCAGCTGCCTGAACTGAGCCATGGCGTGCTGGTAGTGCCGATCACCACCGCCCTACACAGGCTGGCGCCCAAGCGCTTTCTGCTCGGTTCGAGCCTGGTGCTGGATGTTGGGCAGAAGCTGGATGTCGAGCAGATGCGCCTGCGTCTGGAAGCGGCCGGCTATCGCTGCGTGGACACGGTCTACGAACATGGCGAGTTCGCCGTGCGTGGCGCGTTGATCGATCTGTTCCCCATGGGCAGCGCCCTGCCCTACCGTATCGACCTGTTCGATGACGAGATCGAAACCCTGCGTACCTTCGATCCGGAGAATCAGCGCTCCATCGACAAGGTGGAGTCGATCCGTCTGCTGCCAGCCCGGGAATTTCCGCTGAAAAAGGAAGCGGTCACCGGCTTCCGCGCACGTTTCCGCGAGCGTTTCGACGTCGACTTCCGTCGCTGCCCGATCTACCAGGACCTGTCCACCGGCATCACGCCCGCCGGTATCGAATACTACCTGCCGCTTTTCTATGAGGAGACGGCAACCCTCTTCGACTATCTGCCCGAAGACAGCCAGGTGTTTTCCCTGCCCGGCATCGAGCAGGCCGCCGAGCAGTTCTGGAATGACGTGCGCAATCGCTACGAGGAGCGCCGCGTCGACCCCGAGCGCCCGCTGCTGCCGCCGGCCGAGCTGTTCATGCCGGTGGAAGACTGCTTCGCCCGGCTCAAGCTGTGGCCGCGCGTGGTTGCCAGCCAGCAGGACGTGGAACCCGGCATCGGCCGCGAGCGCTTCCCTGCGCAGCCCCTGCCGGAACTGGCGATCGAATCCAAGGCCAGCGAGCCATTGGGCAAGCTGCGCCAGTTCCTCGACGGTTTCCCGGGGCGCGTGCTGTTCACCGCCGAATCCGCGGGGCGCCGCGAAGTGCTGCTGGAGCTGCTGGCGCGCCTGAAGCTGCGCCCGCAGGAAGTCGAAGGCTGGGGCGGGTTCCTCGCCAGCGAGGAGCGCCTGGCGATCGCCATCGCCCCGCTCGACGAAGGCTTGCTGCTGGACGAAGTCGCCCTGGTCGCGGAAAGCCCGCTGTTCGGCCAGCGCGTCATGCAACGCCGGCGGCGCGAAAAGAGTCGCGACGGCGGCGACAACGTCATCAAGAACCTCACCGAGCTGCGCGAAGGCGCGCCGGTGGTGCATATCGATCATGGGGTCGGCCGCTATCAGGGGCTGGTCACCCTCGAAATCGAAGGCCAGGCGCAGGAATTCCTCCTACTGCAGTACGCTGACGAGGCCAAACTCTACGTGCCGGTCGCCAGCCTGCATCTGATCGCCCGCTATACCGGCAGCGACGACGCCCTGGCGCCACTGCACAAGCTCGGCTCGGAAACCTGGCAGAAAGCCAAGCGCAAGGCCGCCGAGCAGGTGCGCGACGTGGCTGCAGAACTGCTCGACATCTACGCCCGCCGCGCCGCGCGCCAGGGCTATGCCTTCAAGGACCCGCAGGTCGACTACGAAACCTTCGCCGCCGGCTTCCCCTTCGAGGAAACGCCGGACCAGCAGGTCGCCATCGACGCGGTGCGCGAGGACCTGTTGTCGGCCAAGCCGATGGACCGTCTCGTGTGTGGCGATGTCGGCTTCGGCAAGACCGAAGTCGCCATGCGCGCCGCCTTTATTGCCGTGCACGGCGGCAAGCAGGTGGCGGTGCTGGTGCCCACCACCCTGCTCGCCCAGCAGCACTACAACAGCTTCCGCGACCGCTTCGCCGACTGGCCGGTGCGGGTCGAGGTGATGAGCCGTTTCAAGTCCGCCAAGGAAGTGCAGAACGCCATCACCGAGTTGGCCGACGGCAAGATCGATATCCTCATCGGCACCCACAAGCTGCTGCAGGACGATGTCAAGTTCAGCAACCTGGGCCTGGTCATCATCGACGAGGAACACCGCTTCGGTGTGCGCCAGAAGGAGCAGCTCAAGGCGCTGCGCAGCGAGGTGGACATCCTCACCCTGACCGCCACGCCGATTCCGCGCACGCTGAACATGTCCATCGCCGGCATGCGCGACCTGTCGATCATCGCCACGCCACCGGCGCGCCGGCTGTCGGTGCGCACTTTCGTCATGGAGGCCAACAACCCGACCATCAAGGAAGCGCTGCTGCGCGAGCTGCTGCGTGGCGGCCAGGTCTATTACCTGCACAACGACGTCAAGACCATCGAGAAGTGCGCCGCCGACCTGCAGGCACTGGTACCCGAGGCACGCATCGCCATCGGCCACGGACAGATGCGCGAACGCGACCTCGAGCAGGTGATGAGCGATTTCTACCACAAGCGCTTCAACGTGCTGGTGGCCTCGACCATCATCGAAACCGGCATCGATGTGCCCAGCGCGAACACCATCATCATCGAGCGCGCCGACAAGTTCGGCCTGGCCCAGCTGCACCAGCTGCGCGGCCGCGTCGGCCGTAGCCATCACCAGGCCTATGCCTATCTGCTCACCCCACCGCGCAAGGCCATGACCGATGATGCGCAGAAGCGTCTGGAAGCCATCGCCAACGCCCAGGACCTCGGTGCCGGCTTTGTCCTGGCCACCCACGACCTGGAAATCCGCGGTGCCGGCGAGCTGCTCGGCGAAGGCCAGAGCGGGCAGATCCAGGCCGTCGGCTTCACCCTGTACATGGAAATGCTCGAGCGCGCCGTCAAGGCCATCCGCAAGGGCGAACAGCCAAACCTGGAGCAGCCGCTCGGTGGCGGCCCGGAGATCAACCTGCGCCTGCCTGCACTGATCCCCGAGGACTATCTGCCGGACGTGCATGCGCGCCTGATTCTCTACAAGCGCATCGCCAACGCCGCCGACGAGGACGGTTTGAAGGAACTGCAGGTTGAGATGATCGACCGCTTCGGCCTGTTGCCCGAACCGACCAAGAACCTGGTGCGCCTGACCCTGCTCAAGCTGCAGGCCGAAAAGCTGGGCATCACCAAGATCGACGCCGGCCCGCAGGGCGGACGCATCGAGTTCTCGGCCGACACTTCGGTTGACCCGATGGTGCTGATCAAGCTGATCCAGAGCCAGCCGAACCGCTACAAGTTCGAAGGCGCCACGCTGTTCAAGTTCCAGGTGCCCATGGAGCGTCCCGAGGAGCGCTTCAACACCCTGGAAGCGCTGCTTGAGCGGCTGGCGCCCAACGAGCAAGGTTCCTAG